GCGACGAAATCCCTAgtgaaatccctagtttgaaggCTGTACTGCGCCATTTCCCTACATTTTCCCCCTTgtgggccagccccctagcaattcgagttcttaaaaaaaaaaatgttttaactaggcaagtcagttaagaacaaattcttattttcaatgacggcctaggaacagtgggttaactgcctgttcaggggaagaacgacagatttgtaccttgtcagctcgggggtttgaacttgcaaccttccggttactagcccaatgctctaaccactaggctaccctgccgcccctaaccaatgagcttcagcccctcgccatttgagtgacagctagcaagaggcgcacacacagagagagagagagagcgcaatgACATGGTGCACATATCTACTCAAACAGTATGTGACGTAGTACGCAATTTTCGGGGACCACTTTTGGATCGTGAGCtttactttcagaactactggctaaaaagtatacaaaagtaccagagaatctctttaaaaaatattattgGTATTGTACTGTCGTCCTGAGAACTGTTGTCTTGAACGCGTGAGTGCATATACTGTAGAACCAATTCATGAATAACATAGTCATTAGTGTTAGGATTGCAATATTACTTTTCATTCCAAGGGCAGACAGTACCCTAAAAAGCATGATCCAGAGTTGCAATATTGTAAATATGTCTATTGTATGATGACATTGCTGTTCACTACAGTGATTTGCTGTAAAACTTGACCTTCACTAATGAGCAATGACACGCACCTTTTAAGGCTTCTCAAGTTATGCACAGGATCCACAGTCCTTTCAGAATAACTCATACCTGGATATTGACTTTTCCATCAGTTCTGCTCCGTGTAAATGTTTCTAAACAATTGGAGGAgcataatatactgtactatttctaatgtctgtgttctctctctctctctcacagtaacTCGTGGATTCTTCTCAAAGGCCCCACTCAAATCCCTAGACGCCAGAAAAAAAGGAGTAACATCTGTTTATGCACATATTTCTGTTAAACCCCCCTGGAAAAAACAGAGATAGACGGAAGATAAAACACCTTTAAAAATGAAACATTAAAAGGAACAAATTGCCACTGGAGAAACTAAGTCAACCTGGTTGAGGAATCCATCATCTTGGGATAAACATCTTCGGAGAAAGGGCAGGGTCATGTCCCAGTTGCCATGCGCATCACCACGGTGACCTGCCttccctgcccctctcccctcctcctcctattggtCCAGCTGCTACTGCGGCTCCTCCTCTCTGGGCCAGAATTTGTAGAGGCCGCCTCCCCCTGCCCCACCCATTGCAGCTGCTCCAATCAGGCCAGTCGAGTCATCTGTACAAGACAGAGTCTGGATGGGGTGCCTGAGAGCATATCAGTCAACACACGATACCTCAACCTGCAGGAGAATTCAATAGAGGTAAATATGGACTGTGCTGAGCATTATCCGCTATGTTCATTTCttttgtttgactgtgtgtgtgtgtgtctgtgtgtttgtgtgcgtgcatgcccatgcatgagtgtgtgcgtgtgcgtgtactgTATGTTGGTAAGCATTATGTAAATGCCTGTTTTTATATACTTGTTTCAATGTAATTACCTGTCATTCACTTATAATTACCATGGAATAATGCCTGTGTTCTACAAGTGTTCCCCAACCGTTTTGCAATTGAAATGGAGGTCATGTTAATATGTAAATCAAACAgtaacacagcaaacagcaaagaAACAGGAACACATGTGTTAGCAGATTGTATGTCAGAACCCCAAGGTCGTTGTTGTGGTTTTACAGCTGCACTGGGACACTCCATTTAACCCCAGCTTTCCAATGTGAACGTCCTCAGCATGTCAGCCGTGTAATAGAAGACATATTCCCGCTGTTTTCAGTTTATGTATTTAGGAACTTTGCGCTCAGAAATGTGCTGCACTCTAGAAATGTCTAGACAACTTCACAGACACGAGGTTGCTGAATACGCTAATGTGCTGCACTCTAGAAATGTCTAGACAACTTCACAGACACGAGGTTGCTGAATACGCTAAATCCATTTGTGAATTTGGATACAGAGTGTTTTAGGCTAATGCTCATTTAGTTTTGGCAAAGTTTGTGGCAAATCAGTAAAGTGACcgcagagagaggaagtggacAGCCATTCTATCCCACTCAGAAAGTGGACAGCCATTCTATCCCACTCAGAAAGTGGACAGCCATTCTATCCCACTCAGAAAGTGGACAGCCATTCTATCCCACTCAGAAAGTGGACAGCCATTCTATCCCACTCAGAAAGTGGACAGCCATTCTATCCCACTCAGAAAGTGGACAGCCATTCTATCCCACTCAGAAAGTGGACAGCCATTCTATCCCACTCAGAAAGTGGACAGCCATTCTATCCCACTCAGAAAGTGGACAGCCATTCTATCCCACTCAGAAAGTGGACAGCCATTCTATCCCACTCAGAAAGTGGACAGCCATTCTATCCCACTCAGAAAGTGGACAGCCATTCTATCCCACTCAGAAAGTGGACAGCCATTCTATCCCACTCAGAAAGTGGACAGCCATTCTATCCCACTCAGAAAGACATATGATTGAACTGTACATGATGGCTACAGAAGGAAAAGGGAACATCAACTCTCATGGTTTGGTCTTACGAGTTACAGAGATGCAGCTTGTTCAAATATGAAATAAAGAAATAATAACACTATTCATTCCACTTCCCTCTTAGCCAACGGATTCTGATTGGATTTGTTGTATCCCAAAGCCCCACTTGAAATGATTAAAAATCTAAAAATATTGTAACACCTGGAGGCATCCTAGATTCTCTGGTTtattttttctcttctctcccccaagTACCCTGAGAGTAAAGCTTTGACAGCTCCCACTCCCCTCTTAAACACCCCCACCCTCCCTATCACCCTCCCCCCTCCTGCTCCACATAAGGAGGATGCAGTGGCCTGGCTCCAGGAGCTTCTCACTGCCTCCCTCACTGAGAGCATTGCCCACACATATCTCACACAGCCATAgatgacttgccaagttaaataaaggttaaataattttttaaaaataGATTTAAAGGGATTTAGTCCTGCTCACTAGCTGTGTGTCTGATGCCTGGCCAAATGAGCTCTGTTTGGACAGCCCAGATCCAGGGGCCCACCCAGTCCAAGTGCACCAGAAAACATCTTCTCTATGAGAAAAACAACcatgtctgttgtctgttcatTTACCAAAACGGATACACCACAATTAATCATTTCAGCCTCTGTGTTCATAATTTTTTTGAAGTGTTGTGAATTTTATTTTGGCTCATAACAGTGATTTTTGAAGTTTTTGTTTTCTCTCGCTGTAAGATTTGAGTTGATGTTCATGTTTATAAAACATTATGGTAATGTTCTGATAGTGTCCCTGCATTCACACCTGTGCTATTGCTTTCACACTCTACCCAGCTGTCACAGCCACTGGAGCTGCACCCTGTTTACACAGTCTAGTCAGTCTTCATGTTGTGAGATATTAAcattctccctctgcctctctccccaccAGGTTATCAAGTCAGACACCTTCAAGCACTTGAGGCACCTTGAGATCCTGCAGCTGTCTAAGAACAAAATCAGTCAGATTGAGGTGGGAGCATTCAATGGCCTGCCCAACCTCAATACGCTGGAGCTGTTTGACAACCGCCTCACCCTGGTCCCCTCACAGGCCTTCGAGTACCTCAGCAAGCTGCGGGAGCTGTGGTTACGGAACAACCCCATCGAGACGCTGCCGGGCTACGCCTTCCACCGCGTGCCCTCGCTGCGCCGGCTGGACCTGGGAGAGCTCAAGAAGCTGGACTACATCTCAGACGCCGCCTTCGTGGGCCTGGTCAACCTGCGCTACCTGAACCTGGGCATGTGTGGTCTGAAGGACATCCCCAACCTGACGGCCCTGGTGCGTCTGGAGGAGCTGGAGCTGTCTGGGAACCGTCTGGAGATCATCCGGCCTGGCTCCTTCCAGGGCCTGGTGTCGCTCCGTAAGCTGTGGCTCATGCACTCGCAAGTGAAGGTCATCGAGCGCAACGCCTTCGACGACCTGAAGAACCTGGAGGAGCTCAACCTTTCCCACAACTCCCTGCACTCGCTGCCCCATGACCTCTTCACCCCACTGCACCAGCTGGAGCGGGTGCACCTCAACCACAACCCCTGGGTGTGCAACTGTGACGTGCTGTGGCTCAGCTGGTGGCTGAAGGAGACGGTGCCCAGTAACACTACGTGCTGCGCCCGCTGCCACGCTCCCCCTGGCCTGAAGGGCAGGTACATCGGGGAGCTGGACCAGAGTCACTTCACCTGCTACGCTCCCGTCATCGTGGAGCCGCCCACCGACCTCAACGTTACCGAGGGCATGGCTGCAGAGCTGAAGTGTCGCACGGGCACCACCATGACCTCGGTCAACTGGCTCACGCCTAACGGCACCCTGATGACCCACGGCTCCTACCGGGTCCGGATCTCCGTGCTGCACGATGGTACGCTCAACTTTACCAACGTCACGCTGAGGGACACGGGTCAGTACACCTGCATGGTGACCAACTCGGCTGGCAACACCACGGCAACCGCCGTGCTTAATGTCACTGCCGCCGATGTTGGCGTCAGCTACTTCACTACTGTCACCGTGGAGACGGTGGAGCCCAACGAGGGCCCGACAGTCTACGCGGGCGTCATGAACAGCCACAACGAGTCATACGTCATTACCCCGTCTGGCCACCAGTGGAGGGGGGGGCTCCCTACCACCGCCTCCTCCCTGTCAGCCTGGTCCTTGTCCTCATCCCGGGCCACCCGGCCCACCTTTACTGTGCCCATCACTGCCGAGACGGGCTATTCTGGCCTTGATGACGTGATGAAGACCACCAAGATCATCATTGGCTGCTTTGTGGCCATTACCTTCATGGCAGCCGTGATGCTGGTGGTCTTCTACAAGCTGAGGAAGCAGCACCAGCTGCACAAGCACCACGGCCCCGCCCGCGCCATCGAGATCATCAATGTGGAGGACGAGATTGGCGCCGGTGCTGGTGGACGTGGGAGCGGCATCTCAGGTGGCGGCACCGTCTCTCGGGatggaggcggagggggaggagtaggaggagggcaGAGCCTGAGGATGCATCACCCGGAGATGGTCAACCTACCCAACCTGGCCAGACAGGAGCACCTCAACCACTACTACAAGGCCCACCACTTCAACAACAACATGATGGGCCTGGGCATgggcctcaacaacaacaacaacccctccctctccccctgttcccAGAGCACCCCCAACTCCTGCGCACAGGGACCCACCTCCACCAGCGGTGGCACCCCCACGGGTGGCTTGCTGCCCTCCCCTGTGCCCCTGCCCCAGCTGGGCATCCACAGCTCTCTGAAGGGGCTCATGGGGAAAGGCCAGAACCCTCAGATCGAGCCTCTGCTCTTCAAGAGTGGCTCCAAGGAGAATGTGCAAGAGACTCAgatctgagagaaagagagagagagagatgaagagacagaaaacagggagatggaggggagagagaggagtctgaTTGTACTATCCCCATGGCCATATTTGGATAGAAAGTGTAGGCAGGTAGAATATGAAATATTACATAGACATTGCTTTGTATGGTTagtgcatagagagagagagagagagagagagagaggagatattgtTCTCACACCTCTACTGTGTCTGCTCAACACCCGTCCAAGCATTAACATCTTCTGAGACACTCCAAGACaaatacagacacatacagcccGACACAAGGACAGGAACATTCTATCAGCTAACACATACACAGTGCATTATGAGATTGACAACTATCTGCCAAACTTGCGCATGTCTGTGCCAAAGTAAAAGCCCTCGCAATCTATATATCCATCCGCAGCATTCCCAGACTGAATCAGGTGACCAGGTTCAATACTCAGACACAATAAGAATCACCACGGTTATAACTAAATACAGATCACCTCGTATATTACCAGATACAATCCAAGTCACCATGTATATATAGAGATAAGATCTTCGTCACTATGTTGAAGTAGGCGGATAAGTGTTTGGGACTGTGTCAGAGCAGTACAGGGCTGCCCAGACGCACTCTGTGGAACAGGACAGAAAGTAAACCATTGAGCAGAACACAGTTTAGTGTCGGACAACAAGCAATGTGTAGGAAGAGGAAACAACATCAACAACGGTTGTGTTTTACTTAGTGGCTCAATCtcactttctcccctctttcacaCCTGACTGGCTACTCTCTTTAAAGGAGAGGAAGGTATATGGAGTGAATCGTCGTAAAAAAATAATGTAATAGCAAAAAGGACTACGAAAGATACAAATAAACTGTGAAAGtacatattatatataaatatattttcattCGAAGAAATAAATTATGAAGAATCTTTACCAAGTTTCTGACTAAATAGCCACAGCTTCTGAAGAATATATGAACTGCTGTCATAGCGGTCATCACTATGAAAACTTTGTTTGGCTAGAATCAAGATAGCCGACATTCTGTGCTGAGAAGGACATATTGTAGTGGAGGCTGTGGATGAGCAAGAGCTAAAATTGGAAACGGGCACAGTGTTTGATTGAATTTATTTTGGCTTCAATTTTTGTAGCATCACAAAGCGTTCCCTCTCATGCAACATAAACAGGGTCATTGGAGAAGGGGGATCTTTACTCTCCATTtaatgagaacatatgaaataTGATTACAAAACTTCACCCTTTGATACAAACCATACGGATATtgtaatgatgataatgatgataattATAATAATTCAGTAAATGCTTATCAACCGTATACTATAGATAGCTCTTAAAAGCAGATATAGGATTAGCATGCTCTGATTCAAGTGGTAATATCTAAAATTGCAATGTGATCGGTTTGAACTTCATGCATTCAGTATATCTGTATGCAATATATCATGATAttgagaacaaattattattataattatcatcattattactattattattactattgattattgttgttattattatcatacactgagtgcacaaaacattaggaacaccttcctaatattgtgttgaacccaattttgccctcagaacagcctcaattggtTGGGGAATGGACTGCAAGGTgttaaaagcgttccacagggatgctggcccatgttgactccaatgcatcccacagttgtcaagttggctggatatcctttgggtggtggaccattcttgatacacacagggaactgttgagcttgaaaaacccgGCAGTGTTGCAGCTATTGACACACTCCAAcctgtgcgcctggcacctactaccataccccgttcaaattcaccctctgaatggcacacatactcaatccatgcctcaattgtCTCGATGCTTAAAAACctgtctttaacctgtctcctcctcttcatctacactgattgaagtggatttaacaggtgacatcaataagggatcatagtcttcacatggtcagtctatgtcatggaaagagcaggtgttcctaatgttttgtacagtcagtgtatagGTGGCAGAGCAGTCTAGTACATCCTTATGAAAGTTATGTTTATAATTGATTCAGTGGGGAATGATTTGATTACACATGGAACGATGACGATCCTTTCAACCACCATATTGACTCCAACAACAGGGGATGGACTGTGTTCCACCAAACACCAacctgcagaaacaggaaatacaTGGTCCTCAAAATGGCTGCTCCCACGTGGCATCCTCACAGCCCATGCCTCCTCAGAAACTCCTCTGTTTTGTACAACAACACCAGTCTCAGCCGATCAGGACCCCTCGTTTTATTCTGTTGTGTAAAAGACAGGACATGAACCTTTGACGAAGACTGCTCGTTTGCAGAGGATTATATCAGAACTCAGTGTTCTCCTGTGTGAATGGAATTCATGGCAGCAGGGAACTAAAGGAGGACACCATTTTGAAGCATTTGAAAGGTAAGAGAAACCTATTCAATGAAAGAGACAGAAAGCCTAGATGAATCATGTGGTGATGggtgatttttgttttttaaggAAAAGGACAAATAAATGAAAAATATAGAAACGTATAGATCTCTTTAAAAAAAGCTATTATAAGTGTTTTttcattttgttttttttaatctaGTTTGATTATTTCCTTTTtatctttttttaaattcaagTGTTATCTCAATTGtaatattgttattgttattataattTGCTAATTACACTGGTTATAATTCTGAAATATGTTCTGTCAGCAGAAGTCACATTGAAAAATTAAAATATCTGGCACACAAAATGGcagttgaactctgtgaaacttGGTGGcattattttttttgtgttttaatTGAAACATCACTGTTTGTGTGTATCCCTTTGGCTAATACAGCTGTGCTTGAGATGAGACACACAGAATGTGAAATAGCCGGCGAGGGGTCTTTTCCTGCACAAGGAGGACAGGATAGATCCTGCTTTGATTTACAAGCTtgctcacgctctctctcactctgtgatTTTCAGAATGTCATAGCTATCAGTGCTCCGAGTGTGATTTCGCTAAGTCAACACCCTGTTTCCATGACTACCTACCCTCAGAATAATGCGCCAAACAGCGTCACAGCTTGCACCTCATATGGTGCCCGATGCCCCCTGTCAATCATGTTCCTTGAAGACAACATATCCCTCTACAAGCCGGCCAGTGTTCTTCCAACAGTAGCACATCACCTTTCACAGTGTGCCCATATCCTAACACAATGTCCCTACAGGTTCCTGCCACCAGGTTTCCCTGGCAACTGTTGCAGCTGCGACAGTCCTCATCATAGCATCTTGATTTGGGTTTCTGATGCAAATAGGAGGGAGCAGACAGTATAGAAGGCTATTAACATATCCATGGTCCTCACAATAGATATTTATATTTTTTCACGGCGCTTACGCAAGTGATTTACACATTCATGTTGCTCATGGAAATAATGAACATATTCCATTGGCTTATTCCAGTGACTTACATCCTCTATCTATATCATCTACACACACTTTTGATTTACTAATGCAGTGATTTACATCGTCTATATCACTTCTACAAGTCAGTTGCATATTCCTACACCAGTGCTGAACGTATTCATGTACCTTGCACTTGTGATTAACACTCATAGCCCATGCACCAGTTATTAACATATTTATTTTCCCAACACCAGGGATGTTTAATCCCCTCACTAGTTATTTAcatattcgtgtgtgtgtgtgtgtgtgtgtgcgtgtgtgcgtgtgtgtgttcagtggttCTGACAACAACTATTCCCCCAGTAGTCTGGATGTGACTCCCTGCCTGTCTTGTCACCTCAGAAAGCATTATGAAGCCTTATGAAGCTCGTATGAAGTGTCACAGAGAAGAGCCAAGCTAGAAAGGCTTAGTGGCAGAACAAGTTAGGCCAGTGCCCCACAGTCCCAGTAACATCACTGCAGTGACTGAGTCACACAGCACTGAACACACACTTAACACTAATGGAAACGCTGTGTTTACTGTGCAGGAAGAGACCCGCTCGCTCAACCATTCAGGGAATAAGTcaagtatgtatgtgtgtgtgcgcgttcagTTACAGTACCTACAGTAGTATTTTCAATTACTATGGCAACTTGATACTGTTTCCATTATTTAGAATGCAgctatatcagtgtgtgtgtacatgtgtatgtaATGTGTGGGTTGTATAAGGAGgatgcagagtgagagagagagggagggagggggccagtCAGACCTCCATTTTAAATCCCCAGTTTAAAgcag
The sequence above is a segment of the Oncorhynchus gorbuscha isolate QuinsamMale2020 ecotype Even-year linkage group LG16, OgorEven_v1.0, whole genome shotgun sequence genome. Coding sequences within it:
- the LOC123999312 gene encoding leucine-rich repeat-containing protein 4B-like, whose product is MRITTVTCLPCPSPLLLLLVQLLLRLLLSGPEFVEAASPCPTHCSCSNQASRVICTRQSLDGVPESISVNTRYLNLQENSIEVIKSDTFKHLRHLEILQLSKNKISQIEVGAFNGLPNLNTLELFDNRLTLVPSQAFEYLSKLRELWLRNNPIETLPGYAFHRVPSLRRLDLGELKKLDYISDAAFVGLVNLRYLNLGMCGLKDIPNLTALVRLEELELSGNRLEIIRPGSFQGLVSLRKLWLMHSQVKVIERNAFDDLKNLEELNLSHNSLHSLPHDLFTPLHQLERVHLNHNPWVCNCDVLWLSWWLKETVPSNTTCCARCHAPPGLKGRYIGELDQSHFTCYAPVIVEPPTDLNVTEGMAAELKCRTGTTMTSVNWLTPNGTLMTHGSYRVRISVLHDGTLNFTNVTLRDTGQYTCMVTNSAGNTTATAVLNVTAADVGVSYFTTVTVETVEPNEGPTVYAGVMNSHNESYVITPSGHQWRGGLPTTASSLSAWSLSSSRATRPTFTVPITAETGYSGLDDVMKTTKIIIGCFVAITFMAAVMLVVFYKLRKQHQLHKHHGPARAIEIINVEDEIGAGAGGRGSGISGGGTVSRDGGGGGGVGGGQSLRMHHPEMVNLPNLARQEHLNHYYKAHHFNNNMMGLGMGLNNNNNPSLSPCSQSTPNSCAQGPTSTSGGTPTGGLLPSPVPLPQLGIHSSLKGLMGKGQNPQIEPLLFKSGSKENVQETQI